From a region of the Ovis aries strain OAR_USU_Benz2616 breed Rambouillet chromosome 2, ARS-UI_Ramb_v3.0, whole genome shotgun sequence genome:
- the ALLC gene encoding probable inactive allantoicase, translating to MADSPRERKVARPPDFTQLIDLASEFVGGKILFATDDFFAPAENLLKRDNPSFKEHEYTEFGKWMDGWQTRRKRIPGHDWCVVQLGIQGVIRGFDVDTSYFTGDHAPRVSIQAANFEEDKQPEIPQRQVRTGAAATPEEFEAISELKSDDWSCLVPMTELTPGNPASSHNYFPVTSQQRWSHVRLNIFPDGGIARLRVYGTGQKDWTAGDPKEPLDLVTIAYGGACVGFSNAHFGHPNNIIGVGTAKSMADGWETARRLDRPPILENDENGILLVPGCEWAVFRLAHPGVITQIEIDTKYFKGNSPETCKVDGCILTAQEEEDMVRQKWDLPGHKWKPLLPVTKLKPDEMHVLDSLTPELQDVITHAKFTITPDGGVSRLRLKGFPSSICLLRPREKPMMRFSVKAGFRANL from the exons ATTTTATTTGCAACAGATGACTTTTTTGCTCCTGCCGAAAATCTTCTAAAG AGGGACAACCCAAGTTTTAAAGAACACGAGTACACTGAGTTTGGGAAATGGATGGACGGATGGCAGACCAGAAGGAAAAGGATTCCAG GTCACGACTGGTGCGTAGTCCAGCTGGGCATCCAGGGTGTTATCCGGGGCTTCGACGTGGACACGTCCTACTTCACAGGAGATCACGCCCCTCGAGTGTCGATCCAAGCGGCAAACTTCGAAGAAG ATAAGCAGCCAGAAATCCCACAACGACAAGTCAGGACAGGAGCCGCGGCCACCCCCGAGGAGTTTGAAGCCATTTCAGAG CTGAAGTCCGACGACTGGAGTTGCTTGGTTCCCATGACGGAACTTACACCGGGAAATCCTGCTTCCAGCCACAACTACTTTCCGGTCACTTCCCAGCAGAGGTGGAGTCACGTACGACTCAACATTTTCCCGG ATGGTGGAATTGCACGCCTTAGGGTATATGGTACTGGACAAAAAGACTGGACTGCGGGTGACCCCAAAGAACCGTTAGACCTGGTGACCATCGCTTATGGGGGTGCCTGTGTAGGGTTCAGCAATGCACATTTTGGGCACCCGAACAATATCATAG GAGTCGGCACGGCGAAGTCGATGGCAGACGGCTGGGAAACAGCACGGAGGCTGGACAGGCCCCCGATACTGGAG AATGATGAGAATGGTATTCTTCTGGTTCCAGGCTGTGAGTGGGCAGTTTTCCGATTGGCGCATCCTGGAGTAATAACTCAAATCGAAATCgatacaaaatatttcaaag GTAATTCTCCTGAGACCTGTAAGGTGGATGGCTGCATCCTGACGgctcaggaggaggaggacatggtcAGGCAGAAGTGGGACCTTCCGGGCCATAAGTGGAAACCACTGCTTCCGGTCACAAAG CTGAAGCCTGATGAGATGCACGTGCTGGACAGCCTGACCCCCGAACTGCAGGACGTCATCACCCATGCCAAGTTCACCATCACCCCCGATGGGGGCGTGAGTCGCCTCCGACTCAAGGGCTTCCCCAGCTCCATCTGCCTCCTGCGGCCCCGAGAGAAGCCCATGATGCGGTTCTCGGTGAAGGCGGGGTTCAGGGCGAACCTCTAA